From the genome of Pseudomonas bubulae:
TTCCCAAGGGTCGTCGCTACAGTGTCGGCCCGTTTTTGTTGCCTTGCTAACGAATTATGACGCCTCTAGAACGATATCAAGCAGATCTGAAACGCCCGGACTTCTTCCACGATGCCGCGCAGGAAAACGCTGTGCGCCATTTGCAGCGCCTGTACGACGACCTGGTCGCTTCCTCGCAGAGCAAGCCGGGCCTTTTCGGCAAGCTGTTCGGCAAAAAGGAGCAGACGCCGGTCAAGGGCCTCTACTTCTGGGGCGGTGTAGGCCGTGGCAAGACATATCTGGTCGATACGTTTTTCGATGCCCTGCCGTTCAAGGAGAAGGTGCGTACCCACTTCCACCGCTTCATGAAGCGCGTGCATGAAGAAATGCGCACCCTCAATGGCGAAAAGAACCCGCTGACCATTATCGCCAAGCGTTTTTCTGACGAGGCGCGGGTGATCTGCTTTGATGAATTCTTTGTGTCGGACATTACCGACGCCATGATTCTCGGCACCTTGATGGAAGAACTGTTCAAAAACGGTGTCACCCTGGTGGCTACGTCGAACATTGTGCCTGACGGTTTGTACAAGGACGGCTTGCAGCGTGCGCGCTTCTTGCCCGCCATTGCGCTGATCAAGCAGAACACCGAAATCGTCAACGTCGACAGCGGCGTCGACTATCGCTTGCGTCACCTTGAGCAGGCCGAACTGTTTCACTTTCCGTTGAACGAAGAGTCCGAGAAGAGCTTGAGAGAAAGCTTCAAGGCGCTGACTCACAACTCCAACAGGGCGATCGAAAACGATGATCTGATCATCGAGAACCGCACCATCCGTGCCTTGCGTACCTGTGATGATGTGGCCTGGTTCGAGTTTCGCGAGTTGTGCGACGGCCCGCGCAGCCAGAATGATTACATCGAGCTTGGCAAGATCTTCAACGCTGTAATCCTCAGCGGTGTAGAGCAGATGGAAGTGAAAACGGACGACATCGCCCGACGCTTTATCAACATGGTCGATGAGTTTTACGACCGCAACGTCAAGCTGATCATCTCGGCTGAAGTCGAGCTGAAAGACCTTTACAAGGGCGGGCGCCTGAACTTCGAGTTCCAGCGTACCCTCAGCCGTTTGCTGGAAATGCAGTCCCATGAATATCTGACGCGGGCGCACAAACCCTAGTCAAAAAAACGGCCTGCATTGCAGGCCTTTTTTATGCCCGCCTCAGGCCTCGGCGGCCTTGAACCCCAGGCGCTGCACGTACTTGGCAATGTCGCGGGCATGCCCGCAACCTATCAGCAGCCATATCAGGATCCGCGCCTTGTACGGGCAGAGAAACCCGCACATCAGCGCGCCGCGGTCGATCAGGTCCATCTCGCTGCCGATAAACCCGTAAGACGCTTCGGCGGTGGGGCCTGAGCCTGTTCGTGACGCCACCAGAACCGGAATTTCCGTGGTGACCTGTTCGATCAGGTCGACCCATTCGACACTGACATGCCCGGCCCCGAAAGCACTGACCACCAGCGCGTCATACCCCAGGGCCAGCACATGCTCCAGCAGTACCGTGTCGGCAGACAGTGTTGCTGGCAGCAATGCGACCTTGTGATGAATGCTGCGGGGCATGGGCAGGACAGTGCGTGCGCAGGCTTTGCGCAGATAAAGCACGCGATTTTCGAGCATTAGCCCGGCAGGGCCGAAAAACGGCGAGTTGAAGGCGTCCAGCGTTATTGATGAGCATTTGCGCACATGCAGCGGCTGGTGAATCTGGCCGTTCATTACCACTAGAACGCCTCGCTTGCGGCTCTGTGTATCGAGCGCAACCCTGGAGGCATCCAGCAGATTGGCGGGGCCATCTGCGCCGGGATGATCGCTGGGGTGCATGGCGCCGGTCAGCACAAGTGGCACATCGGCATCCCATAACAGGTCAAGGAAGAATGCAGTTTCTTCCAGGGTGTCGGTGCCTTGGGTGATGACGATGCCCAGCGCGCCCAGCTTCACTTGCTCCTGGGCCCAGATCAGCACTTCAAGCAGCAGATTGAAATCCAGGGAGGCGCTGGGAACCAGGCACAGGGTCTCGATATGAACGTCCAGCCCTTCGTGCAGCTGCGAAATGCCGTCAAGCAGTGCTTCGCCAGTGATCACGGGTTGTGCGCCTGAGCCGGGCTGTGTTGTGCGCATGCTCACGGTGCCACCCAGGGCTCCTATGGAAAGGATGGGCAGGGAGTTGTGATTGAGTCTTTGCGCCATGCTGCGTACCTCCGCCAGTGGCCGGTGAAGCCTCTTCTTGTGAGTGCCCCTGGTTGGAGGGCATTTCATCAGAGGCTTTTTGGGCTGGCGGAGAAATCAGATTGTTCCGCTTGGTGTGTAGTACAACGCTTAGATTTAAGCGACCTGATTGAGGCCTGCATGCAGGAACTGCTGACGATACTGGTTTGGTGAAAGCTCTGTGTGTTGGCGAAACAGACGCGCGAAGAAGCTTGCGTCGTCGTAGCCCACGTCATAGCTGATGGTCTTGATGCTTTTGCGGGTGGCCGAGAGCAGGCCCTTGGCGGTTTCTATGCGCAGGCGTTGCAGGTAGTGCAAGGGTTTGTCGCCGGTGGCCAGCTGAAAGCGGCGCATGAAGTTGCGGATGCTCATGCCGTGATCGCGGGCGACATCTTCAAAGCGGAACTTGTCGGCGAAGTGCTCTTCGAGCCAATGCTGGATTTGCAGGATGATCACGTCCTGGTGCAGCTTCTGGCCGCCAAAGCCGATGCGCCCCGGGGTGTAATTGCGCTGTACTTCGTAAAGGATGTCGCGGGCCACGGCCTGGGCGATATTGGCGCCGCAAAAACGCTCGATCATGTAAATGTAGAGGTCGCAGGCTGAGGTAGGCCCGCCGGCGCAATAGAGGTTGTCGGCGTCGGTAAGGTGTTTGTCCTGGTTGAGGTGCACCAGGGGGTAGCGCCGGGCAAAGGTGTCGAAGAAACGCCAGTAGGTGGTGGCCTCTTTGCCATCGAGCAGCCCGGCTTCAGCGAGCCAGAAGACTCCGGTGGCTTCAGCGCACAGGACAGCGCCACGGGCATGCTGTTCGCGCAGCCAGGGCAGTACTTGCGGATAGCGCTGGCAGAGGGTGTCGAAATCGTCACCGAAGGCCGGCAGGATAATGATGTCGCTATCCTCCAGGCCGCCGTCCACAGGGAGCACCACATTGCTGAAGCTGGTGGCCGGTTTGCCGTCGGGGCTGACAAGGCGTGTCTCGAAAGTGGGGGTCAGGCCTTGTCCCAGCTGCTTGCCGTGACGCAGGCTGGCGAGGTGAAAGAAATCCTTGGCATGCATCAGGGTCGACGCGAAAACCCGATCGATGGCCAAAATGCTGACACGCCGCAGCGGCGTGGAGAGTTGATTAGACATAGACATATTTTGATTATTCTTATAGGTGAAATTGGTCAACTTACGGCTGGATCGTCTTATGTTTTTTCCTGTGTGTCCAGAGGTTGCTGCTTTTGTAGCCGCGGGCTTGCTCGCGATGGCATCCATGGGGTTTCTCTGAAACACCGCGTCGCCTGCATCGCGAGCAAGCCCGCTCCCGCAAGGGGGCGGTGGGTCAAGGTGCCGGGTTTGGCTGGTCCTTGTGGATGGCGTCGATACCGGCCAGCACCTCATCCGACAGTTTCAGGTCGAAGCTGGCGATATTGCTTTCGAGTTGCTCCATGGTCGTGGCACCAATGATATTGCTGGTGACGAACGGTTGGCGGGTGACGAAGGCCAGGGCCATTTGCGCAGGGTCCAGGCCATGTTCGCGGGCCAGTGCCACATAACGCTCGCTGGCAGCCACGGCCTGCGGGTTTGAATAGCGCGAGAAGCGGCTGTAGAGGGTCAGGCGGCCTTTTGGTGGTTGGGCGCCGCCGCCGTACTTGCCCGAGAGCATGCCGAACGCCAGGGGCGAGTAAGCGAGCAGGCCGCACTGCTCGCGAATGGCGATTTCCGCCAGGCCCACTTCAAAGCTGCGGTTGAGCAGGCTGTAGGGGTTCTGGATCGATACGGCGCGCGGCCAGCCGCGACTTTCGGCCAGTTGCAGGAACTTCATGGTGGCCCACGGCGTTTCATTGGACAGGCCGATGTGACGGATCTTGCCGGCCCTGACCTGCTCGTCGAGTGCCTCGAGAGTGTCTTCCAGCGGGGTGAAGTCTTCGTCGGCGTTGTGGGTGTAACCCAACTGGCCGAAGAAGTTGGTGCTGCGCTCGGGCCAGTGCAACTGGTAGAGGTCGATCCAGTCGGTTTGCAGGCGCTTGAGGCTGGCGTCCAGGGCTTGCACGATATGGCTGCGGTTGTGCTTGAGGTGGCCGTCACGGATGTAGTCGATGCCGTTGCCGGGGCCGGCGATCTTGCTCGCCAGCACCCAGTCGGCACGATCACCGCGTTCCTTGAACCAGTTACCGATAAAACGCTCGGTGGTGGCGTAGGTTTCGGCCTTGGGTGGCACCGGGTACATTTCGGCGGTGTCGATAAAGTTGATGCCGGCATTTTTGGCGCAGGCGATCTGCTCAAAGGCTTCGGTCTGGGTGTTCTGTTCACCCCAGGTCATGGTCCCGAGGGCGATTGCGCTTACTTTCAGATCGGTACGGCCAAGCTTTCGGTAGTCCATCGGGTGCTCCTTCGGGTAAACAAACATAAAAGCAGGTTGTAATTTTTTGCGCAATCTGGATAATTGCCCACCTCTTTCTGCAGTGGAAGTGATGCGCCGCCTGCCGAAGAATCTTGCCGTTGAACGGACGCGCTGACCCGAGCCCCCGATAGCGTCTGTATCCGGCTGCCTTTGACTTGTCAAAGTACGCACTATTCAGTAAGATCCGCCGTCTAATTTACAGGGCGGCCCCTGAGGCTATAAAGAATGAAAACTTTTACTGCTAAACCAGAAACAGTAAAGCGCGACTGGTTTGTCGTCGACGCTGCTGGTCAGACCCTGGGTCGTCTGGCCACCGAGATCGCGAGCCGTCTGCGTGGCAAGCACAAGCCGGAATACACTCCGCACGTTGACACCGGTGACTACATCGTTGTTATCAACGCTGAGCAAATCCGTGTTACTGGTGCTAAAACCACTGACAAGATGTACTACTCTCACTCCGGTTTCCCGGGCGGGATTAAGTCGATCAACTTCGAAAAGCTGATCGCCAAAGCTCCTGAGCGCGTGATCGAGACCGCGGTTAAAGGCATGCTGCCTAAAAACCCACTGGGTCGCGACATGTACCGTAAGCTGAAAGTCTATGCGGGCGCTGCTCACCCTCATACTGCTCAGCAGCCCCAAGAACTGAAGTTTTAACGGAATAGTTCATTATGTCGGCGACTCAAAACTACGGCACTGGCCGTCGTAAAACCGCAACCGCTCGCGTTTTCCTGCGTCCGGGTACCGGTAACATCTCCATCAACAACCGCACTCTGGAGAATTTCTTCGGTCGCGAAACTGCCCGCATGGTAGTTCGTCAGCCGTTGGAACTGACTGAGACTGTCGAGAAATTCGACATCTACGTCACCGTGATCGGTGGTGGTGTAAGTGGTCAAGCTGGCGCAATCCGCCACGGTATCACTCGCGCACTGATGCAGTATGACGAAACCCTGCGTGGCGCTCTGCGCAAAGCTGGCTTCGTTACTCGCGATGCTCGTGAAGTTGAACGTAAGAAAGTCGGTCTGCGTAAAGCGCGTAAGCGTCCGCAGTACTCGAAGCGTTAATTCGCAGCTTCGTTCAAAAAAGCCCAGCCTCCTTCGGGAGCTGGGCTTTTTTTATGGGCGATGATTTAGCGGTGTGACAACTTGCCACATCCAGCAAACGCCTATACTACAAGGCCTGTAGCCGCCCCAGAGCGGTAATTACCTTGTAAGACTAGGGGCTTTTCATTACCATTCTGCAAAATTTTTATAAGTAATAGATGCATATTTAGTAGATGCCTGATTTAACAGGCCACAAAGCTGATGGGAGAGGACTGAATGAGCAATGACGGCGTAAATGTCGGCCGGCGTCGCTTCCTCGTAGCAGCCACATCCGTGGTGGGTGCTGCAGGAGCGGTGGGGGCGGCGGTCCCGTTCGTGGGGTCGTGGTTTCCCAGTGCCAAGGCGAAAGCCGCTGGCGCACCGGTGAAAGTGAATATTGCAAAGGTTGAGCCAGGTCAGCAAATGATTGCTGAATGGCGTGGCCAGCCGGTATTCATCGTACGTCGCACCGAGGAAATCCTGGCAAATCTGAAGAAGATTGAAGGGCAGCTTGCTGACCCGGATTCCAAGCAATCTGATCAGCCTGCTTATGTAAATCCGGAGCTGCGGTCGATCAAGCCAGAAATTCTGTTGTTGATCGGTATTTGCACCCACTTGGGTTGCTCGCCTACGTTCCGTCCCGAGGTCGCGCCGGTTGATCTTGGCAAGGACTGGGTAGGCGGCTATTTCTGCCCTTGTCATGGTTCGCACTATGATCTGGCCGGCCGCGTGTACAAGGCCCAGCCAGCGCCGCTGAACCTGCCAGTGCCGCCGTACTACTATGAGACGGACAACATTGTCGTCGTTGGCCTCGATGGGGAGAACGCGTAATGAGCAAGTTCATGGATTGGGTAGATGCCCGCTTCCCCGCCACCAAAATGTGGGAAGACCACCTCAGCAAGTATTACGCTCCGAAGAACTTCAACTTCTTCTATTTCTTTGGTTCTCTCGCACTGCTCGTTCTGGTCAACCAGATCGTTACCGGTGTGTGGCTGACCATGAGCTACACGCCATCGGCAGAAGAGGCGTTTGCTTCTGTCGAATACATCATGCGTGACGTCGAATACGGTTCAATCCTGCGCTTGCTGCACTCTACCGGTGCATCGGCGTTCTTTATCGTCGTCTACCTGCACATGTTCCGCGGCCTGCTCTACGGCTCTTACCAGAAGCCCCGTGAGCTGGTCTGGCTGTTCGGCATGATGATTTATCTGGCCCTGATGGCTGAAGCCTTTATGGGTTACCTGCTGCCTTGGGGGCAAATGTCCTACTGGGGCGCCCAGGTGATCATTTCGCTGTTCGGTGCGATCCCGGTTATCGGTAACGACCTGACCCAGTGGATTCGTGGTGACTACCTGATCTCCGGTATTACCCTGAACCGCTTCTTTGCCCTTCACGTCGTGGCCTTGCCTATCGTAATCCTGGGCCTGGTGGTGCTGCACATTCTTGCCCTGCACGAAGTCGGCTCCAACAACCCGGACGGCGTGGATATCAAGAAACACAAAGACGAAAACGGCATACCGCTGGATGGCATTCCCTTCCACCCGTACTACACCGTGAAAGATATCGTCGGCGTAGTGGTATTCCTGTTTATCTTCTGCTCGATTGTGTTCTTCTTCCCGGAAATGGGTGGTTACTTCCTGGAAAAACCGAACTTTGAACAGGCTAACGCCTTTAAAACGCCGGAACACATTGCCCCTGTCTGGTACTTCACGCCGTTCTACGCGATCTTGCGTGCCATCCCGGACAAGCTGCTTGGCGTGATTGCCATGGGCGCCGCGATTGCCGTGCTGTTCGTGTTGCCGTGGCTTGACCGCAGTCCGGTCAAATCCATGCGCTACAAAGGCTGGATGAGCAAGGTATGGCTGTGGGTGTTCTGCATCTCCTTCGTGATTCTGGGTGTGCTGGGTGTCTTGGCTCCTACCCCGGGCCGCACGCTGCTGTCGCAGGTGTGTACGTTCCTGTACTTCGCCTACTTCATTCTGATGCCGTTCTACACCAGGCTTGAGAAGACCAAACCGGTTCCGGAAAGGGTGACTGGCTGATGAAAAAGCTATTTGCTGTATTGATGTTCGCGGTAATGCCTGTGTTCTCCTTTGCGGCAGAGCAAGGCGTGCAGCTCGACAAGGTCGACATCGATGTTTCTGACAAGGCGGCCCTGCAGGATGGTGCGCGTACGTTCGCCAACTACTGCATGGGTTGTCACAGTGCCAAGTTCCAGCGTTATGAGCGGGTCGCTGATGACCTGGGCATTCCCCATGAGGTCATGCTCGATAACCTGGTGTTCACCGGTGCCAAGATTGGCGACCACATGAACATCGGCATGCAGCCTAACGATGCCAAGGCCTGGTTCGGTGCTGCACCGCCTGACCTTACACTGGTGGCCCGTGTGCGTGGCACGGACTGGCTGTACAGCTACCTGCGTGCCTTTTACGAAGACCCGTCGCGCCCTTGGGGTGTGAACAACAAAGTGTTCCCGAACGTGGGCATGCCCAACGTGCTGGCACCGTTGCAGGGTCGTCAGGTTATCGGTTGCAAGCAAGTACAGATCGTCGAAGACGGCAAGAAGCAGTATGATCCGCTCACCGGCACGCCTTTGACCCATGAAGCGTGCGACCAGCTGACAGTGCTGCCAAAAACCGGCGCCCTGACTGAAGAGCAGTTCGATGAGAAGATCAAGAACCTTGTGACCTTCCTGGCCTACTCGGCCAACCCGGTGAAGCTGGAGCATCAGCGCATCGGTACTTACGTGCTGATCTACCTGGCCTTCCTTTTTGTATTCGCTTATCTGCTCAAGCGCGAATACTGGAAAGATGTGCACTGATATAGTTACACGCAATGCTGTTAATCGTGCGCGCCCAAGGGTGTCTCTGAAAAGGTAACAGTGCAGGGCGGGTGACAGGCGGGGTCAATGACCTTGCCAGTCACCTGGCCTGTGGTTATCAGAGGCTTTCCTTGGGCGCGTTCGTTTTTCCGCTCCCGATAATTTCAACAAGCGAGGAGGACCGCCATGGGCGTGACCAATCGGTTGGCCTGTTACTCCGACCCCGCCGACCACTATTCCCACCGAGTGCGCATTGTGCTCGCAGAGAAAGGTGTCAGCGCCGAGATCATCAGTGTGGAGGCGGGCCGTCAGCCGCCGAAGCTGATCGAAGTGAACCCCTACGGCAGCCTGCCAACCCTGGTCGATCGTGACCTGGCGTTGTGGGAGTCGACTGTGGTGATGGAATATCTGGATGAGCGCTATCCGCATCCGCCGCTGTTGCCGGTGTACCCGGTGGCACGGGCCAATAGCCGTCTGCTGATTCATCGTATTCAGCGCGACTGGTGTGCGCTGGTCGACCTGATTCTTGATTCGCGAACCAAGGAGCCGGCGCGCGTGCAAGCCCGCAAGGAGTTGCGCGAGAGCCTGACGGGTGTTTCTGCATTATTTGCCGACAAACCTTTTTTCCTCAGTGATGAGCAAAGTCTGGTCGACTGCTGTCTATTGCCGATACTCTGGCGTCTGCCTGTTTTGGGTATTGAATTGCCGCGGCCAGCCAAGCCGTTGCTCGACTATATGGAGCGCCAATTTGCGCGTGAGGCTTTCCAGGCGAGTCTGTCTGGTGTCGAACGCGACATGCGCTAAAGCTTTAGGAGCCCTCGATGAATTCAAGTCGACCTTATCTGGTGCGTGCGCTCTACGAGTGGATCGTTGATAACGACTGCACTCCGCACATGCTGGTTAACTCTGACTACCCCAAGGTGCAAGTGCCTGCGGGTTTTGCCAGTGACGGGCAGATTGTCCTCAATGTTTCGCCAACCGCCGTGCGTCAATTGCACATGGACAACGAAGCAGTAAGCTTTGAGGGGCGCTTTGGTGGTGTACCACACACCTTGTACGTGCCTATTGCAGCCATTCTGGGCGTTTACGCCCGTGAGAACGGTCAGGGCATGGTGTTTGACCTGGAAGAGCCTCTCGAGGCTGATGACGAGGTTGAGCCGGGTGATGATAGTCCGCCGCCAGGCTCCGAGCCGCCGCGACCTACAGGCCGGCCAAGCCTGAAAGTGGTGAAGTAATAAAAAAGGCGACCTGAAAAGGTCGCCTTTTTTGTGTCTGGCAGCCGTGGCCGTCAGTCGATGTACTCAAACAGTTTGACGATTTTCTGCACCCCGGAAACACCTTGCACCAGGCTGGTGGCGCGGGCGGCCTCCTGTTTGGTGACCAGGCCGAGCATGTAGACGATACCGTTCTCGGTGACGATTTTGATGCGTGAGCCAGGGATGGCGCTGTCAGTCAGCATCTGGGTCTTGATTTTGGTGGTCAGCCAGGCGTCGTTGTTGCGCGCCAGGATTGACGAAGGAGCCATGACCTGCAGCTCGTTGTTGACCTTTTTCACCCGCTGGACTGAAGCTGCCGCCTGTTCGGCCTGGGCCTTGAGGTCTGCACGCGGGGTCTGGCCGGCCAGCAGCACGATACCGTTGTAGCTGGTGACGACGATGTGCGAACCGGTATCCAGATCCGGATTGGCCTTGGCCACGTTCACGGCGACCTTGGTTTCGATCAGCGAGTCATCGATTTTGCTGCCGAAGGTGCGGGTGCCGCGATCATCCTCGATAGGGGTGTCGCGGGTAGCGGTCAGTACCGAGCTGCAACCGGCGGTCAGACCAAGACACAGGGTCAGGGCTACCAGGCCTAGGCGATTTAAAGTCATTCTTCACTCCCGAACAGTTGGCTGTCGATCAGATCGCACAAGCAGTGGATCGCCAGCAGGTGGACTTCTTGGATGCGTGCAGTGACGCTGGAAGGAACGCGGATCTCCACGTCCTCGGGTAGCAGCAGCGAGGCCATGCCGCCGCCATCACGGCCCGTCATTGCGACCACGATCATTTCGCGATCGTGGGCCGCCTGGATGGCCTGGATGATGTTGGCCGAGTTGCCGCTGGTGGAAATGGCCAGCAGCACGTCGCCGGGCTGGCCCAGGGCGCGGATCTGCTTGGAGAAGATTTCGTTGAAGCTGTAGTCGTTGGCGATCGAGGTGATCGTTGACGTGTCGGTGGTCAGTGCGATGGCAGGCAGGCTCGGGCGCTCGCGCTCGAAGCGGTTGAGCAGCTCGGATGAGAAGTGCTGGGCGTCGCCTGCCGACCCGCCATTGCCGCACGAGAGCATCTTGCCTTCATTGAGCAGTGCGTTAACCATCACCTGGCTGGCTTGCTCGATATGAGGGGCAAGCACTTCCATCGCCTGCTGCTTGGTGTCGATGCTGGCCTGAAAAAGCTGGCGAATCCGGGATTGCATGTCCATCTATGTGACCTTAAGTAGGGCGGCTGGTCGGGCGTGAACCAGGTGTTCCTGGGTGACTTCCCGGCACAAGAATGTGCAGCCCGCAAAGCAAAGCAAAATCGTTGAAAAAGGGAGCTGGAATCGGCCTGGCAGCGCTACTGGCTGTCAAAGGCATTCCGTAGCCAGTTCAGTCGGGGTGTTGTGCTGTCCATCGTCACCACGTCAAAGCGGCACGGGTGATTGGCCCAGCGTGTCTGTTGCTGCAAGAAATGCTGGGCGGCAAGTATCAGTTTTTGACGCTTGCGGCCGTCAATACTGGCCAGTGCGCCACCCCATTGCGCATGTTGACGGTAACGAACTTCGACGAATACTACTGTATCGCCGTCAAGCATGACCAGATCCAGCTCGCCGCGCCTGCATGCCCAGTTCTGTGCCAGCAGGCGCAAACCCTGTTGCTCAAGATGCCGCAGCGCGAGGCGCTCGGCATCCTTGCCAGTTTGCTGGCTTGAGCGTTCGGGCATCAGTTGGCGGTAGCCGGCAGGCGTTGAGGCTGGCCATTGGCGAATTCGGCCCATTGCAGTTGACGTTCTACACGTTGGGTCGGGCTCATGCTCAAGCTGCCGGACATACCGTCGATCCGGCTGTCGGGCAGGGCTTTAAGCTGGCCCAGGCTCGGTGCCAGGCGATAGGCGTCGATACCCATCGCATACAGGCGGCCCAGGCTGCCGCCTGCTTGCGGCCATTGTGCGGTCACTTGCTGGCGTAGCGGGTTGTTCGGGTCGAGGAGCCAGGGGGTCTCGCAAAAACGGATGCCGTTCATGTCGTTGTACTGGTTCTGGTCGCCGCTGGCGCTGAATACGTGGGAGGTTGCGTATACCGGCAGATCACCTGCGTACTGGTAGTTCAGCGTGGGTTTGATCTGCTGGGCCTGCTGCGGGGTCGCGGCGAGGAACAGGAACTGCATGTCCTGGCGACGCGTTGGTTCGCTCGAGCCGCCGTTTTTGCGCAGTTGCACCAGATCGGCCACTTGCTGGGCGAGGGCTACAGGTTTGTCGATATGTTCAACGCCAACGACGGTGCCGCCATGGGCTTCCCATTCCTGGCGGAATGCCTTGAGCACGCGATCGCCCCACTCACCGACCGGGACCATGGCGCCAGCGCGGGTCAGGCCGTCGGCCCGGGCGCGGCGAGCCACTTCGCGGGCTTCGTCTTCAGCCGCCAGACCGAACTGAAACAGTTGCGCCGGGCCTTGGGTGCCCTCGCTGTAGTTCAGGGCCAGGGTGGTAATCGGCAGTTGCGGGCGGCTGTTCAGTTGCTTGACCAGGTTTTTTTCCAGTGGGCCAACCACCAGTTGCACGCCGTCGGCTTGTGCCTGGCGGTAGAACTCGTCCAGCGAGGTCAGGCGCGAGCTGTCATAGAACTGAATGCTCGGCGGGTTCTGGCCGGCTTGCTGGGCCTGATAATGTGCAGCCATAAAGCCATCACGCAGTGCTTTGCTCACCGAGGCCAGTTGGCCGTCCTGTGGCAGCAGCAGGGCGATCTTGGTCAGGGGCTGGCTGGCCAGCTCCTTGAGCTTGACCAGTGGGGTCGGCAGCTGGATAGCGGCCGGGTGGGCCGGGTTCTGTGCGCGCCATTGATCAATCGCGTTCTGTTGGTCTTGCAGGGTGCCGGCGCTTTTCACCGCCAGGGCCAGGGACATCCAGCCGCTCAGTACATCATTGCCCTGGGCGTGCAGTTGCTCGGCCGGCAAGCTGGCCACCAGTGCCCAGATAGCGTCGTTGTTGCTGTTGGCGGCATC
Proteins encoded in this window:
- the zapE gene encoding cell division protein ZapE translates to MTPLERYQADLKRPDFFHDAAQENAVRHLQRLYDDLVASSQSKPGLFGKLFGKKEQTPVKGLYFWGGVGRGKTYLVDTFFDALPFKEKVRTHFHRFMKRVHEEMRTLNGEKNPLTIIAKRFSDEARVICFDEFFVSDITDAMILGTLMEELFKNGVTLVATSNIVPDGLYKDGLQRARFLPAIALIKQNTEIVNVDSGVDYRLRHLEQAELFHFPLNEESEKSLRESFKALTHNSNRAIENDDLIIENRTIRALRTCDDVAWFEFRELCDGPRSQNDYIELGKIFNAVILSGVEQMEVKTDDIARRFINMVDEFYDRNVKLIISAEVELKDLYKGGRLNFEFQRTLSRLLEMQSHEYLTRAHKP
- a CDS encoding asparaginase, with amino-acid sequence MAQRLNHNSLPILSIGALGGTVSMRTTQPGSGAQPVITGEALLDGISQLHEGLDVHIETLCLVPSASLDFNLLLEVLIWAQEQVKLGALGIVITQGTDTLEETAFFLDLLWDADVPLVLTGAMHPSDHPGADGPANLLDASRVALDTQSRKRGVLVVMNGQIHQPLHVRKCSSITLDAFNSPFFGPAGLMLENRVLYLRKACARTVLPMPRSIHHKVALLPATLSADTVLLEHVLALGYDALVVSAFGAGHVSVEWVDLIEQVTTEIPVLVASRTGSGPTAEASYGFIGSEMDLIDRGALMCGFLCPYKARILIWLLIGCGHARDIAKYVQRLGFKAAEA
- a CDS encoding GlxA family transcriptional regulator, coding for MHAKDFFHLASLRHGKQLGQGLTPTFETRLVSPDGKPATSFSNVVLPVDGGLEDSDIIILPAFGDDFDTLCQRYPQVLPWLREQHARGAVLCAEATGVFWLAEAGLLDGKEATTYWRFFDTFARRYPLVHLNQDKHLTDADNLYCAGGPTSACDLYIYMIERFCGANIAQAVARDILYEVQRNYTPGRIGFGGQKLHQDVIILQIQHWLEEHFADKFRFEDVARDHGMSIRNFMRRFQLATGDKPLHYLQRLRIETAKGLLSATRKSIKTISYDVGYDDASFFARLFRQHTELSPNQYRQQFLHAGLNQVA
- a CDS encoding NADP(H)-dependent aldo-keto reductase; this encodes MDYRKLGRTDLKVSAIALGTMTWGEQNTQTEAFEQIACAKNAGINFIDTAEMYPVPPKAETYATTERFIGNWFKERGDRADWVLASKIAGPGNGIDYIRDGHLKHNRSHIVQALDASLKRLQTDWIDLYQLHWPERSTNFFGQLGYTHNADEDFTPLEDTLEALDEQVRAGKIRHIGLSNETPWATMKFLQLAESRGWPRAVSIQNPYSLLNRSFEVGLAEIAIREQCGLLAYSPLAFGMLSGKYGGGAQPPKGRLTLYSRFSRYSNPQAVAASERYVALAREHGLDPAQMALAFVTRQPFVTSNIIGATTMEQLESNIASFDLKLSDEVLAGIDAIHKDQPNPAP
- the rplM gene encoding 50S ribosomal protein L13 — encoded protein: MKTFTAKPETVKRDWFVVDAAGQTLGRLATEIASRLRGKHKPEYTPHVDTGDYIVVINAEQIRVTGAKTTDKMYYSHSGFPGGIKSINFEKLIAKAPERVIETAVKGMLPKNPLGRDMYRKLKVYAGAAHPHTAQQPQELKF
- the rpsI gene encoding 30S ribosomal protein S9, whose translation is MSATQNYGTGRRKTATARVFLRPGTGNISINNRTLENFFGRETARMVVRQPLELTETVEKFDIYVTVIGGGVSGQAGAIRHGITRALMQYDETLRGALRKAGFVTRDAREVERKKVGLRKARKRPQYSKR
- the petA gene encoding ubiquinol-cytochrome c reductase iron-sulfur subunit, encoding MSNDGVNVGRRRFLVAATSVVGAAGAVGAAVPFVGSWFPSAKAKAAGAPVKVNIAKVEPGQQMIAEWRGQPVFIVRRTEEILANLKKIEGQLADPDSKQSDQPAYVNPELRSIKPEILLLIGICTHLGCSPTFRPEVAPVDLGKDWVGGYFCPCHGSHYDLAGRVYKAQPAPLNLPVPPYYYETDNIVVVGLDGENA
- a CDS encoding cytochrome bc complex cytochrome b subunit — its product is MSKFMDWVDARFPATKMWEDHLSKYYAPKNFNFFYFFGSLALLVLVNQIVTGVWLTMSYTPSAEEAFASVEYIMRDVEYGSILRLLHSTGASAFFIVVYLHMFRGLLYGSYQKPRELVWLFGMMIYLALMAEAFMGYLLPWGQMSYWGAQVIISLFGAIPVIGNDLTQWIRGDYLISGITLNRFFALHVVALPIVILGLVVLHILALHEVGSNNPDGVDIKKHKDENGIPLDGIPFHPYYTVKDIVGVVVFLFIFCSIVFFFPEMGGYFLEKPNFEQANAFKTPEHIAPVWYFTPFYAILRAIPDKLLGVIAMGAAIAVLFVLPWLDRSPVKSMRYKGWMSKVWLWVFCISFVILGVLGVLAPTPGRTLLSQVCTFLYFAYFILMPFYTRLEKTKPVPERVTG
- a CDS encoding cytochrome c1, giving the protein MKKLFAVLMFAVMPVFSFAAEQGVQLDKVDIDVSDKAALQDGARTFANYCMGCHSAKFQRYERVADDLGIPHEVMLDNLVFTGAKIGDHMNIGMQPNDAKAWFGAAPPDLTLVARVRGTDWLYSYLRAFYEDPSRPWGVNNKVFPNVGMPNVLAPLQGRQVIGCKQVQIVEDGKKQYDPLTGTPLTHEACDQLTVLPKTGALTEEQFDEKIKNLVTFLAYSANPVKLEHQRIGTYVLIYLAFLFVFAYLLKREYWKDVH
- a CDS encoding glutathione S-transferase N-terminal domain-containing protein gives rise to the protein MGVTNRLACYSDPADHYSHRVRIVLAEKGVSAEIISVEAGRQPPKLIEVNPYGSLPTLVDRDLALWESTVVMEYLDERYPHPPLLPVYPVARANSRLLIHRIQRDWCALVDLILDSRTKEPARVQARKELRESLTGVSALFADKPFFLSDEQSLVDCCLLPILWRLPVLGIELPRPAKPLLDYMERQFAREAFQASLSGVERDMR